A genomic window from Massilia sp. METH4 includes:
- a CDS encoding Dabb family protein: MIKHIVMWKLKDEAEGADRATNARKVKELLDACIGLVPGMGKFEVALAQPGLEATYDVVLYSEFADKAALDAYLDHPQHVALKPFIATVREGRQCMDYEV; the protein is encoded by the coding sequence ATGATCAAGCACATCGTGATGTGGAAGCTGAAGGACGAGGCCGAAGGCGCCGACCGCGCCACCAATGCGCGCAAGGTGAAGGAGTTGCTGGACGCGTGCATCGGCCTCGTACCGGGCATGGGCAAGTTCGAAGTGGCGCTGGCCCAGCCGGGCCTGGAGGCAACGTATGACGTGGTGCTGTATTCCGAGTTCGCCGACAAGGCCGCGCTGGACGCCTACCTCGACCATCCGCAGCACGTGGCGCTGAAACCCTTCATCGCCACCGTGCGCGAAGGGCGCCAGTGCATGGACTACGAGGTCTAG